A single region of the Pectinophora gossypiella chromosome 2, ilPecGoss1.1, whole genome shotgun sequence genome encodes:
- the LOC126376464 gene encoding probable very-long-chain enoyl-CoA reductase art-1 → MEIEIINASGSKPLGKIQLTENNSIKDVKVKIHQKINKSLYPDRQAIKLEAKGKTLKDEDSLKSLNLQSGAVLYVKDLGPQISWKNVFLAEYAGPLFVYLWVYQRPWIIYGPQNTSPGAIATVAAVCWSGHYAKRLLETLFVHRFSHGTMPLRNLFRNCAYYWLFTLYVAYHINHPLYTAPCNTCFYVGLAGFIFCELGNLSIHILLKNLRPPGTKVRKIPVPDGNPFSRLFNFVSCPNYTYEFGSWLFFTIMTKCAPAGLFAAAGFYQMAVWAIGKHRNYKKEFPDYPKGRKAIIPFIL, encoded by the exons ATGGAG ATTGAAATTATAAATGCATCTGGTTCTAAACCACTGGGGAAAATTCAACTTACTGAAAACAATTCGATTAAAGATGTTAAAGTTAAGATACATCAGAAAATCAACAAATCGTTATATCCCGACCGGCAAGCTATTAAGTTAGAGGCTAAGGGGAAAACACTTAAAGATGAAGACTCATTGAAGTCCCTGAATCTCCAGAGCGGTGCCGTGTTGTATGTGAAAGATCTCGGTCCCCAGATTTCATGGAAGAATGTATTTTTAGCTGAGTATGCTGGACCATTGTTTGTGTACTTATGGGTTTACCAGCGGCCATGGATCATCTATGGACCACAGAACACGTCTCCGGGAGCTATTGCCAC GGTAGCAGCAGTTTGTTGGTCAGGTCACTATGCTAAGCGCCTTCTAGAAACGTTATTTGTCCACCGATTTTCTCATGGCACAATGCCTCTACGCAACTTGTTCAGGAACTGTGCATACTACTGGTTGTTCACTCTCTATGTTGCGTACCACATCAACCATCCACTCTACACTGCTCCATGTAATACCTGCTTCTACGTGGGTCTTGCCGGTTTTATC TTCTGTGAATTGGGTAACTTGAGCATCCACATTCTGCTGAAGAACCTGCGTCCGCCAGGCACTAAGGTCCGCAAGATTCCCGTCCCTGATGGCAACCCCTTCTCCCGGCTCTTCAACTTTGTCTCCTGCCCCAACTATACTTACGAATTTGGATCTTGGCTCTTCTTTACCATCATGACCAAATGCGCCCCAG CGGGCCTGTTCGCCGCAGCTGGCTTCTACCAGATGGCGGTATGGGCAATCGGCAAGCACAGGAACTACAAGAAGGAATTCCCCGATTACCCCAAAGGTCGCAAGGCAATCATTCCTTTCATTCTCTAA